ACAGCCCTCGCTGGTGAATTTGCTTAATCACATATTGAAGAACACCCAtcattttgttgagcttttttctctGGTTGTGGATGAGTTGATGCCTGAACCTACAAAAGAATACTCCGTTAAAGATGACGTTTTGGACGTCATTTTACACCAGAGGAAATTAAGAAACTTGAGAGTGTCGCAGGAGAACAGAGACGAGCTCAACGCTTTGAACGCTGGCTTGTCTCAGCAAACCAACAATGACTGGCAAAACTCCCAGCAAGCTGATGATTTGCTTCTGGTAAATATGTTTCCTCCAAAATTGACTAGGAGATACCACTTGTACTTCAAGCCTTTGAGCGACAGAACAAAGGCCTTGGCAGTTAGAGACGTCAAGGGCCCTCACGTGGGTAAATACATCACCGTGAGAGGGATTGTCACCAGAGTGTCTGACGTGAAGCCCTCGGTGCTTGTCAACGCCTATACGTGTGATAAGTGTGGCCACGAGATCTTCCAGGAGGTCAACTCCAAAGTGTTTCAGCCTTTAACCGATTGCACGTCCTCAGTGTGCAAAGGCGATAACCAAAGAGGTCAATTGTTCATGCTGACGCGGGCGTCGAAGTTTCTGTCTTTTCAGGAAGTCAAGATCCAGGAGATGGCTTCCCAGGTGCCAGTGGGTCATATTCCTAGAACCCTCACGATTCACGTCAATGGTGATTTGGTCAGACTGATGAACCCTGGTGACATTGTTGATGTCTCGGGTATTCTTTTGCCATCTCCATACACGGGCTTCCGTGCTCTAAAGGCCGGTCTTTTGACAGAAACCTTCTTGGAAGCCCAGTATGTCCAGCAACACAAGAAGCAGTACGAATCTCTCGATATAACTCCCGAAATCAGAGACCAAATGATCGCTTTGAACCGCGAGGGCAATGGCACGATTTACAGGCGCTTGGCCCAGTCGATCGCTCCGGAAATTTATGGCCACCTTGACgtcaagaagattcttcttctccttctttgcgGTGGTGTCACCAAGGAGATTGGCGACGGTATGAGAATTCGTGGTGACATCAATGTGTGCCTCATGGGTGATCCCGGTGTAGCCAAGTCTCAATTGCTTaaagccatcaacaagattgCCCCAAGATCAGTTTATACCACTGGTCGTGGTTCTTCTGGTGTTGGTTTGACCGCTGCCGTCATGAGAGACCCCGTGACCGACGAGATGGTTCTCGAAGGTGGTGCTTTAGTGCTCGCCGATAATGGTATCTGTTGcattgatgagtttgataAGATGGAGGAGGGTGACCGAACAGCTATCCACGAAGTCATGGAACAGCAAACGATTTCCATCTCCAAGGCTGGCATTAACACCACCTTGAATGCTCGTACATCCATCTTGGCCGCGGCTAACCCGTTATACGGTCGTTACAATCCCAGACTATCCCCTCACGAGAATATCAACTTGCCGGCTGCTCTTTTGTCTCGTTTCGATATCATgtttttgatcttggaCCAGGCgtctgaagaaaacgacGAACTATTGGCTGAACACGTCACCTATGTGCACAGAGAAGGGAGACAGCCAGAGATGGAGTTTACTCCATTGGACCCACAAACCATCAGACAGTACATTTCCGTGGCAAGAACCTATCGTCCCGTGGTGCCTAAAGAGGTGGGTGACCATGTTGTGCAGCTGTACATCCAGATGAGAAAAGAGGCTCAGAGAAACGAGGGATCcgtcaagaagttctcTCATATCACCCCTAGAACATTGTTGGGCATCTTGCGTATCTCACAAGCACTTGCAAGACTCCGCTTCGACAACGTGGTCAGAACCACCGACGTCGATGAGGCGCTCaggcttcttctggtttcgaaatcatcaatggGTGGCCACGACGAACTTGAAAGAGAGGACATCACTACCAGAATCATGAATGTGATTCGTTCTATTGTGCGTGATGAAGAACAGCAAACGCTTAACATTAGCGACTTGCACCACAGATTGGGTGGCATGGGATACACTCAAGAGCAGATTGATGCGTGCATTAGAGAATATGAGCAACTTGAAATTTTCCAGGTTGTTGAGAATGGCGAGTccttgttggtggtgacCTAGAGGTCTCATAACCAACTACATAACGCGCACTCATTTATCTTTCCTACTACTATTCAGCTGTCAGGCTGTAACCATATACATGTACTTTACTATTAAAATAATACAATATAGCCAGAGATGAAGGATGTAGGACAAGAAAGGTACAGAAATGACAACGATAAATgtgaagaattgaagaatcaCCAAGTGACTGATCTTGATAGTGATATAACAGACCTACCGGCATTTGATAAACACGTGGTTGCCTCTGGGACAACAGAAACGATACGAGCGTCTTCAGGTGGTCAATCTTCCAAGCAACAGGTCTCAAGAAGGAGCTCTGTCAGAGATACGCCAATAGCAGCTTCCACAACCCCCAGGCAAAGGAATGCAAATAACAACAGCACTGATGAAGATACCACCAATAAGGAAAAGCTTTCGAAGAAGCTCCAGCCCTGGGTATTGGCCAACAAAGGTTCGGTGGCAAGGGACCATATGGCCAACGAGAGAACGTTTTTGGCCTGGATCAGAAGTGCCATGTTGACGCTTACCTTGGGCATAGCATTCATCCAGATGTATTCGATTTCGTCTCGAGCCACGTATGCACTTGTTGAAAACGCAGATGTGCTgcttaaaaaaaaactcaGAAGGGAAGATGCTGGGCTTGATGTGTTGGCCAGACCACTCTCTATCCTATGTGCTGTGTTCGCTGCTTTCATGGTCATTGCAGGCTACTGGCGTTACTTGAGGGTGCAAAGGGCATTGACCAACAATCAATATCCTGCTAGCCGGGCGCTAGCACTTACGGTTGTGTTGTTGTCGTTAGTGATCTTGGGACTCGTGCTAGGCCTAGCAATTCGCACCGGCGAGGCATGAAGATTAGATTAGTGTCAGTTGCATGAGAAGGACGATGAGCATTTCGACTATTAGGTCAATTGACTTTTGGCGTCGCCAAAAGTGTAAATAGGGGACTCGTGAGGAGGCTGTATTTAAGAGCAGAACAAAGAGGTATTTTCTCAGGTGGTGGAAGTCTCATGAAGTGCTATTTCGCAGCAATCAGTACCCAACTTACGAAATTGAATTGAGACAATTACAACACTCTGCATTGCTTAAACCTCTATGGGGATCCCACGTGGATTATCAACGAGGTTGCACATCTTGAAAGCAGACTTTCTCTAATATTCCCCACCATTTCTAGCCCATTCCATCTTCACCAGTTTCCGAAATGTATGGGCGCGCGTTGTCAAATAAAAACACCGAGCAACAAACTCAAGCTTACAGCTTCAACATTTTCAATCTGCCCCAATCTCCACCGCCTACACAATCATGACTGACTACGCGTCCCTCACGGTTGCCCAATTGAAGGAGCAGCTCAAAGCCAAGGGTTTGGCCTTGGACGGAAAAAAAGCCGATTTGGTCCAGCGTCTTGTTGACCTGGACGCTGGAGAAGCACAGACAGAGccagcaaaagaagagcccAAGGAAGAGCCAACTAAGGAAGAGGCTCCAAAACAGacagaagaaaagaaggaggctCCTGCTGATGAGAATGGTGCTAAGACTGAGGAGAAGgttgaagacaagaagcCCAAGGAA
This region of Candidozyma auris chromosome 6, complete sequence genomic DNA includes:
- the CDC47 gene encoding DNA replication licensing factor MCM7 — encoded protein: MSTTTTLPAIQINVNYNELKAHIRDFFTHFKSSSDIDLDVDAELQESGIKYLDLLQKIANRDISTLYIDLDDIKSYQENQFFSSSQPSQPSSVNLLNHILKNTHHFVELFSSVVDELMPEPTKEYSVKDDVLDVILHQRKLRNLRVSQENRDELNALNAGLSQQTNNDWQNSQQADDLLSVNMFPPKLTRRYHLYFKPLSDRTKALAVRDVKGPHVGKYITVRGIVTRVSDVKPSVLVNAYTCDKCGHEIFQEVNSKVFQPLTDCTSSVCKGDNQRGQLFMSTRASKFSSFQEVKIQEMASQVPVGHIPRTLTIHVNGDLVRSMNPGDIVDVSGILLPSPYTGFRALKAGLLTETFLEAQYVQQHKKQYESLDITPEIRDQMIALNREGNGTIYRRLAQSIAPEIYGHLDVKKILLLLLCGGVTKEIGDGMRIRGDINVCLMGDPGVAKSQLLKAINKIAPRSVYTTGRGSSGVGLTAAVMRDPVTDEMVLEGGALVLADNGICCIDEFDKMEEGDRTAIHEVMEQQTISISKAGINTTLNARTSILAAANPLYGRYNPRLSPHENINLPAALLSRFDIMFLILDQASEENDELLAEHVTYVHREGRQPEMEFTPLDPQTIRQYISVARTYRPVVPKEVGDHVVQSYIQMRKEAQRNEGSVKKFSHITPRTLLGILRISQALARLRFDNVVRTTDVDEALRLLSVSKSSMGGHDELEREDITTRIMNVIRSIVRDEEQQTLNISDLHHRLGGMGYTQEQIDACIREYEQLEIFQVVENGESLLVVT